The window TTAAAAAACCGTATTCTGCAGAGTACTGCATCATTTGTTGGGCGTAATCGGTAACATATTTTATCCTAACATCTTTAATATGCCCATCCTTGTATATTGGCACCAGGTTAGGATTCAAAAACCCGGTGAAGGGCGGCACCTTTAGCTTCTCGAAACGCTGCAACACCTCTTCGTGCAGTTTACGGTTTATATTAACACCGTAAGCCTCCACAATGTTCTGAGCCGAAACAAAATCACCTTCCGATTTAATCCGTTGTATTTCTCTTAGCATCTCGCCAAATATTTTATGCAGGGTGGCATAATCCTTAATTATAAAATACGTCTTCTCGTTTTTTACTACTCTTTCTATCACTTTACCCTGCCCTGCTTCATATGCCCTAGCGGCAATCATCTGTCGGTTACGCATATGAGCCTGTTCTATTTTATCGCCCCGCTTAATTCGTGTAATTTGCGTTAAAAGACCGTTGCGGATGTAGGCATTGTAATGTGCCTTGACTACGTCTAAATTAGGCATAAGACCCAGTTCAATCATTTTAGGACTATACATAAAATACAACCCACACAAATCAGCTCTGGCCTCTTCAATAACAGCACCATAGTTTTTTAATCTCTCGGCACTTACCCCGGGCAGCATTTTTCCGGAGCCATGTCCAATGCATTCGTGCAAATGCGTATGAAGGTTATCTGCCAGGGCACCATATTTTTTATCTAAGGCCATTTCCTCCTCGGTTAATGTAAACTCCTCGGTTATACCTGTGCTCAGCGAGGCCTTATGGTGTGCGTTAGAAATATTGATTAGGGTAACTGATTTAGATCCGTATTCTTCCCTAATCCACTCGGCATTGGGCAGGTTAATGCCCAGCGGACTGGCCGGGTAACAATCACCACCAAGCATAACAGCATTTATTGCTTTTAAGGATACAGCACTTACCTTCTCTTTTTTATACTTTTTGTGTGTAGGCGAATTTTGTTCAAACCAATCGGCATAATCAGCTATGGTGGTCGCTTTTCGTGTTTCCTCTTTATCAATCCATTGCACCACACCTTCCCAGGTGGCTTTTATACCCAATGGATCGCCATAGGTTTCTATAAAACCATTGATAAAATCAACATCACCATCCAACTCAGCTAACCATTTTATACTGAAGGTGTCGAACAAATCCAGACGACCTGTTTTATAAAAATCAATCAGTAAGCTGATAATCTCTTGTTGCTCTTTGTTTTCGGCAAAAGGGAGTGCTCGTTTTAAATGCCCGTTAATTGCCGACAATGCCTTGCCATAAAGGCCGCCTACGCTATATTTTTGATCTTTTAATCTGCCATTCTCCTTTATGAGTTTACTGTTGAGCCCAAAGGACAATTTTTTATTTTCCGACTTTTCCTTTTGCTGCTCATAATACGCTTCCACTTCGCTTTGGGTAAGGCCCTGGTAAAAATTATTGGCCGAGCCTGCTATCAAATCAACATTAGGGTTCATATTTACGCGCTTGGGCAAAAAATCCGCATCAAAAATCAAGCGCTGCAACAAACTTATGTTCTCGGCCCTAAGATGTTCCGGTGTAAGCTTAGCCATGCCGGGTTTGAGTTGCGAAATCCAACTATGGTAGGAATCAACTGAAAAACCGGGCACAAATTTATCGGTGCTATAATGATGGTGCGGACCGCTGGCAAACCATACTTTTTTCAGGTAAACCACAAAGTTATCCCACTCCTCCCCCTCTTCATCCAGAAGATAAATAGCTTCCAATACATCGCGCAACATCAAATTGTATTTCCCATGCTGATCCCATAGAATATCTCTACCGGCCAGGGT of the Saccharicrinis carchari genome contains:
- a CDS encoding dipeptidyl-peptidase 3 family protein; the protein is MEIIVDKFDDIKILRFEVPGFENLDLKKKLFIYHLSRATLAGRDILWDQHGKYNLMLRDVLEAIYLLDEEGEEWDNFVVYLKKVWFASGPHHHYSTDKFVPGFSVDSYHSWISQLKPGMAKLTPEHLRAENISLLQRLIFDADFLPKRVNMNPNVDLIAGSANNFYQGLTQSEVEAYYEQQKEKSENKKLSFGLNSKLIKENGRLKDQKYSVGGLYGKALSAINGHLKRALPFAENKEQQEIISLLIDFYKTGRLDLFDTFSIKWLAELDGDVDFINGFIETYGDPLGIKATWEGVVQWIDKEETRKATTIADYADWFEQNSPTHKKYKKEKVSAVSLKAINAVMLGGDCYPASPLGINLPNAEWIREEYGSKSVTLINISNAHHKASLSTGITEEFTLTEEEMALDKKYGALADNLHTHLHECIGHGSGKMLPGVSAERLKNYGAVIEEARADLCGLYFMYSPKMIELGLMPNLDVVKAHYNAYIRNGLLTQITRIKRGDKIEQAHMRNRQMIAARAYEAGQGKVIERVVKNEKTYFIIKDYATLHKIFGEMLREIQRIKSEGDFVSAQNIVEAYGVNINRKLHEEVLQRFEKLKVPPFTGFLNPNLVPIYKDGHIKDVRIKYVTDYAQQMMQYSAEYGFLNAIEELE